GACCGACGCCGATCCCGCCACGCTGGCCGCCGACCCCGACAACGCCTTCGCGGCGCCGTTCGTCAGCGTCCACAGCGGTGCGCGCTTCGATCCGAACCGTATCAAGGCCCGGACGATCTGCGACTTTTCGCTCGGCTTCGACCTGGACCATGACCGATCGCCGATCAGTATTCAGGTGGATCTGCTGAACGCCTTCGACAAGGAGGGGGTCTACAACATCGAGTCGGTCTTCGGCGGAACACACGTCATCCCGCCGCGGACGCTGGCGGCCCGCATGCGGTACCGCTTCTAGACCGAGGCGCGGGAGACAAAGGGTGATCGAGTCCCGGGCCTCGCCGGACGCCGCCGGACGACGCGAGCCGGAGATCGTACGGATCATCCTCGTGGCGCTAGCGGCGGGGGAGGTGGAGATCCGCCTGTGGGAGCCGTTCCCGGGCTTCAGCCCGGTCGCACAGCGGATTCCAGAAGCACGACCCCACCCTGGCCGCCATCCGTGCAGATGCTGACGATGCCGTAGCGACCCGGTCGGACGTTGGACAACTCTTTCACCGCCTGACTCAGGATTCGCGCTCCCGTCGCACCGAACGGGTGGCCGAGCGCGACACTGCCGCCGTTCGGATTCACCCGTTCGCGCGGGAACTTGCCCAGGTCGGCATCGACACCGGCCTTGTCGCGCACGAAGTCCACGCTCTCGAGCGCCTTGATGTGGAAGAGGACCTGGGCCGCGAACGCTTCGTGGATCTCCCACAAATCGATGTCGGCGTAGCCCAGCCCGTGGCGGGCCAGCAGACGCGGGATTGCGAAGGCCGGCGCCATGAGCAGTCCCTCGGTGCGGAAATCGATCGACGCGATCTCCCAGTCGATCAACCTGGCCGCGGGGCTGCCGGCAGGCAGCCTCTCCAGACCGGCCGGCGAGGCAACCCAGAGACCGGCGGCGCCGTCCGTCAAGGGGGAGGAGTTGCCCGCGGTGAGCGTGCCTCGGCCTGTGGTTCGGTCGAACGACGGAGTCAGGCGCGCCAGCTTTTCGAGCGAGGTGTCTGCACGGGGGATTGAATCACGGCGCAGGCCGCCGACAGGGATGACCAGATCGTCGAAGAAGCCGCGCTCCCACGCGGCCACGGCATGCCGGTGACTCTCGAGCGCGACCCGATCCTGTTCTTCACGCGGTATGTCCCACTCCTTCGCGGTGATCTCCGTGTGCTCGCCCATGCTCTTCCCGGTCGTGCGATTGGTCACGGACGGAATATAGAGCCGGATATCGCCCAGTCTCAGGTCCGCCAGATGCGAGGCCTTCTGCCCGAGAGACCGCGCGTGCTGAAATTGCCGGACCCAATCGGAGAGGGATTGGCCCAGGCCCAGCTGGACGCGGCTCATGCTCTCCGCGCCGCCGACGAGCGCGAGATGGCGGTCGATGCCGTCGATCATTCCCGCCGCCTGGATCGCTCCGATCATGCTGGTCGCGCACGCCATGATCGTGGAGAAAGCCGAGATCTCCGGACTGACGCCCGCATCCATGAGGACTTCGCGGGCGATATTGCTCCAGGCAAGATTCGGAATGACGGCTCCCCACACGGCAAATTCCGGCTCAGGTCCGCGCAGGCTGTCAATCATGGCCCGCACGACGGGCACGGAGAGGGCGATCGCGTCGAGCTTGGCGAGCGCACCGTCCACTTTTGCGAAGGGTGTTCTCACTCCGGCGGCCAGCCAGATCTCTGTTCGAAGGGAATTGACCCCTGTCGTCCCCCGTCGCGAGGATTCCACGTTCAGAGGTCGACCCGGCGCGGGTCTTTCATCACCTTCTTGTTGACGCGATCGCGGTGCGCTCGCGACACCGTCTCACCGCGTTTGAGCTTGACGCTCTGGGGGAAGAACGTGACTTTCCCCATCTTCACGTCGTCCCGGGCGCTTTCCCGGTACTCGATGGCGCCACGATAATCCTCCTGACCGGTGGATAGCCGGTCGCGCCGCGTCACCCGCGGCCTGGGAGCGCGGGCTCAAGACCCGCGCGAGCGAACCACACGCCGAACTCTCGTGCCCCGGCGGACAGTCAGAATCGCGGTGACTCAACTTTTTACTCCTGACCGGCGGGGAAGTCAAAGCGAGGCTAGCCACTTTCCCTCCCAACTTTGCGCATAGGACCAAGGTCTCATAGACATCCGGCTCGTCTTCCGCCGACACTCGCTCTCTGGACGAGAAAACGAGGCAGGCCTACTTCGTCAGCGCGAAGGGGGAGGCGGGGGTCGGCCGGCCGGGACCGGACGGCTGGACGTGGGAGATCGATCATCGTATCGCGCCGGACGTCGCGCAGGTGGTCGAGATCCTCCAGGCGAAATCCAAACCAAAGCTCGTCTCTCTTCCGGTGAGCATCCAATGACCCCACGCGCGTTCTTCGCTCCGGGCACAGCACTCCTGATCGCGGCGCTGTTCACGCCGGCACAGGCCCAGGACTCGCCGGCCGCCCCGCTGGGGGACGCCGCGCGGGCGGCGCGGCAGGATCTCGATCGCAGCGTCAAGGCGCTCGCCGATCTGCGCGAGTCCATCCGGTCCGAGACCGTGCCGCTCACGAAGGAGCTGGCGGAGGCGGAGGGGCGCCTGGCGGACGAAAAACGGACGTACGACGAGGTCTCCCGCCGCCAGGACGGGGCGCGCCTGGAATACGAAAATCTCGGGCAGGCGATCAAGCTGCGGCAGGAGGAGGCGGCGTACGTCGGCAATCTTCTTGACGAGTACGCGCGCGGGTTCGACACGGTCCTGCACGTGGGGGAGCGGCCGAGAGTCGCGGCGGACCTCGAGGCCGCCCGGCAGGCGCCGCAGGAGCGGGACCTGACTCCGCGCGAGCGTTGCGCCCGGCAGGTCGGGCTCTTGAATGCATCGGTCGCCCGGCTGAACGACCTCCTCGGAGGAACACTCTTCCCGGGGCAGGCGGTCGATCCGGGCGGGACGGTGAGACCGGGGACGTTCGCCCTCATCGGCCCGGTGTCATTGTTCGCCGCCGCCGACGGCGTGGCGGGGATCGCCCTGCCGCAGGCCGGATCGGATTCGGTGGCGGTGCGGCCCCTGGACGAAGCCGGGAACGCGGAGGTCGCGCAGGTGGCGGCGGCCGGCAAGGGGCTCTTCCCGTTCGACGCCTCGCGCGGCGGCGCGCTTCAGGAGCTGATCAACCGCGGCAGCCTCGTAGGCTACTTCAAGAAGGGGGGGCCGATCATGTGGCCGCTCCTGTGCGTCTCGATCCTGGCGATGTCGGTGATCCTGGAGCGCCTGTTCTTCCTGGCGCGCGAGAGACGGCGCCGGGACCCGGACACCGTGGCCGAGATCATGTCCCGCCTGGAGTCGGGAGACGCGGACGGGGCCCTGCGCGCGGGAGAGGGGTCGCGCGATTACGTCGCGCGCTCTCTCACCTATGCCCTGGCGCACCGGCAGAAGTCGTTCTCCGACGCCCTGATGCGCGCGACCAACCAGGAGACGGTCCGGTTCGAGCGCGCCATTCCGATCCTCGACACGATCGTCACGATGGCCCCGATGCTGGGGCTTCTGGGGACGGTCACCGGCATCATGAACTCGTTCGGCATGCTGGGGGGCGGAGAGCTGGGAGCGCCGGCCCAGATCACGGGCGGCATCGCCGAGGCCCTCATCGCCACCGCCTTCGGTCTCGGGATCGCCATCACCACGCTCATCCCGATGAACTATCTGCACACGCGCAGCGAGGAGGCCCGGAACGAGCTGGGGGACGCGGCCACCCACCTGGAGCTGCTCATGAAGCCGATCCTGGACGCCGAGATGAGGCTGCGCGGCGCCAGGATGTCGCGAGCCGCCGCCCCCGACCTGGCCGACGGCATTCCGCCCGGCTGGCGAACCAGCGCCGAGACGCTGGCCCGGGCCCGAGGTGACGCATGACGACCGTTCGCGCCCCGCGCCGCCGCAAGGCGCGCATCGAGATCATCCCGCTCATCGACGTGATGTTCTTTCTGCTGGCCACGTTCATCATGGTGTCGCTGTCGATGACGCGGAACACCGGCATGCAGGTCGCCCTGCCCTCGGCCAGCACCGCGGAGAAACAGCCGTCGCGCGACGATTCCGTGACCCTGACGGTGACCGAGGACGCCCAGGTCTTCTTCAACAAGGAGAAGATCACGCTGGCCCAGCTCCCGTTCAAGCTGCAGACCTTCAAGGCCTCGAGCAAGGACCCCAAGGTCGTCGTGAGCGGGGCCGCCGACGCCAATTTCAAGGTGGTGGTGGCGGTGCTCGACGAGGCCCGCAAGATCGGCATCCAGAAGGTCGGCATCTCCACGCAGAAGAAATGAGCCGCTTCCAGATCGCGGCCGTCGTCGGTGCGCTCCTGCTGCACGCGGGAATCCTCCTGTTCGGCGGGCTCGTCCTGCCCCGCAGGCCCGAAGGGGCGGAGGTGCGGAAGGACGTGGCGCTGATCGACGAGGCCGATCCGGACAAGACGGACAAGGCCGACAAGAAGGACGAGGAGAAGGTGAAGACCGACGAGCGCCAGGACGAGGACCGGCCTCCGGAGATCTCCGTTACGGCCGAGCCGATGCCGGACACCCGGAATCTGGCCAATCTCGATGCGGAGGCCGCCGGCCCCGCGCTCGATGCCCTGAGCCTGAACGACCTCGAAGGGGCCCTCAATCCCGGCGAGGGGGGGATGTCGTTCGGCCAGGGGTTCAGTCTTGCGTCCGGCGGCCGGATCGGGGCGGCGGGGGGGCCGGGAGGTCCGAGCCTCGAGGAGATCGCCGCAGTCGCCGACCTCGATCAGCGCCCGCAGGCCGTCGCCCAGAACGCCCCGATGTATCCCGCCGAACTCAGGAGGCGCCGGGTCGAGGGGACGGTGACCCTGGTCTTCCTGGTGGACACCGAGGGGCGCGTGGTCAACCCGACCGTCGAGAAATCGACCGATCCGGGCTTCGAGAGACCGGCCCTGGAGGCGGTCCGTCGCTGGCGCTTCGAGCCCGGCACGCGCCAGGGACACAAAGTGCAGTTCAAGATGCGCGTGCCGATCACCTTCCGTGCGGGTTGATTGACGATGCCGAACAGCGACACCACGTCCCGCCGCGTTCTGCGCGCCGTTCTGGCGCTCGCCGCTCTGGCCCTGTGGCCGGGGCCGGCGCGGGCCTCGGACGACCCGTCCCCCGATCTCTGGAAGGATCCCGCCTTCCAGAAGGCGTTCCTCGGATCGTATGGCGTGCAGTCGGAGCTCGAGCCGAAGCTGACGCAGATCGAGCTGCAGCAGATGCAGAAGCTCCTGCCGCTCATGGACACCGACCCCGATGCCGCCGCCCGAAAGCTGCAGGGGCTCGCCAAGCCGAACGCCAGCGCCGTGTTCGATTTCACCCTGGGGAACCTGGCCTTCCAGAAGGACCGGCCCGAGGACGCGGAGGCGCATTACCGCGTCGCTGTCTCGAAGTTCCCGAACTTCCGCCGGGCCCTGCGCAATCTCGGCCTCATCCAGGTCCGCCTCGGCCAGTACGAGGACGCCGCGCGCTCCCTGTCGCGCGTCATCGAGCTGGGGGGCGGGGAGGGGCTGACCTACGGGCTTCTCGGGTACGCCTACGCGGCGATGGGTCAGTCCCTGTCGGCCGAATCCGCCTACCGCAGCGCCGTCCTCCTGCAGCCGGACCTCCTCGACTGGAAGGTCGGCCTCGCCCAGACGCTGCTGAAGCAGCAGAAGCACGGAGAAGCGGCGGCGCTGTGCGGCGAGCTCCTGGAGCGCGATCCGGGACGGACCGACCTGTGGCTTCTCCAGGCGGGGGCCTACGTCGGTCTAGGGCAGCCGCTCAAGGCGGCCGAGAACTACGAGATCCTGCGCCGGATGGGGAAGGGGACCGTCGGCAGCCTTTCGACCCTCGGCGACATCTACGTGAACGAAGGACTCTGGGACCTCGCCGCCTCGGCGTACAGCGCCGCCCTGGATGCCGACCCGCAGCAGGATCCGGGCCGCCCGCTGCGCTGGATCGCGATCCTTTCGCAGAGAGGGGCGAACGCCCAGGCGCGCGCGCTCCTCGATCGCACCACGAGCATCTACGGCGATCGGCTGGACGCCGCGGCGCGCAAGGACCTCCTGCGTCAGAAGGCAAGACTGGCGTCCGCCGAGGGGATGGACGGGGAGGCGTTGGGTGTGCTGCAGGAGATCGTCGCTCTCGATCCGCTCGACGGGGAGGCCCTGCTGCTCCTGGGCCAGCACTACGTCCGCGCCGACGATCTCGAGCAGGCCCAGTTCTACTACGAGCGGGCCGAGAGCCTGGAGGCGTTCGAGGCCGAGGCGAAGGTGCGGCGGGCGCAGATCCTCGTCCGACAGTCGAAATATCGCGACGCCGTCCCCCTCTTGAAGAGGGCGCAGGAGATCAAGCCGCGCGACGACGTGGCCCGTTACCTCGAGCAGGTGGAGCGTCTCGCGAAGACCCGCGGCTGACGGCGCCGCCGCGCTCCTCGGCGCGCCGGAGCGGCCGGTCGAGATCAGGCATCGGCCCGCGTGGCAACGACGGGAGGAGGAGGCGCTTGAGACGGCGGGAGTGGCAGGTCGGCCTCGGACATGTGTGCCCGGGCGTGCTCCCACATGTGGCTGACCAAGTCGACCGCCAGCTTGCAGACGACGACCGACACCGAGAAGGCCGTCGAGCGGCCGGCGCCCGGCACGAGGCGCGTGAGCAGAAACCCCAGAGCGAACACCGCCGCCATCAGCGCCAGGCGCGCGTAGGGCTGCACCAGCAGGGCGACAAAGCTCACGCTCCGGAACTCCGCGTGGCCCAGGTAGTTCCACACGAACGACACGCCATGGCTCAGCGCGAAGATCAGCATGAGTCGTGGGATCTCCTTCCCGTCACCGTGGATTCCAAAACCCAGGGCCAGGACGAGAAAAAAGAATGCCGCCAAATAATAGGGGACCAGGACCATCACCAGCGCCAGGCGCGTGCCGGCCTCGCGCAGATCGGTAAGAGTGTTCAAGGGTTTCCGGAACAGCGCCCAGACGAACATCTTCAGGACGTTGACGACGCCGATGATCATCGTCTCGATCCAGTACACGCGGACCACGTCGGCCCATCCCCAGCGGCCGTGGAAAGCGGCGACCGCCACGACCAGGTTGGCCGCGACCAGAGCGACGACGGCGAACCGGCTCCCGGTCCTTCTGCGCCGTGTCGGATTCATCGCTTGCCCGCCTCGGCGCGGGGCGCGGGGTATTTCAAGCGCATGTCCTCGAGAGCCCGCACGATGCGCTCGGACACCAGCAGGTCCCGATACCACTTCTTGTTGGCCGGGATGATGTGCCACGCCGCCCACGAGGTATTGCAGCGCCTCATCGCCTCCTCGTAGGCGGCCACGTAGTCCTTCCAGAGCTTCCGGTTCTCCCAGTCGACCGGGTCGAACTTCCAGGCGCGGCGCGGATCCTCGAGACGCTTCTCGAGACGTTCCTTCTGCTCCTGCTTCGAGATGTGCAGGAAGAACTTCAGGATGGTCACGCCGCTGTCGGCCAGGAGCTTCTCGAAGGCGTTGATGTGCGCGTACCGGTCGCGCCACACGGCCGGCGGCACGAGCTTCCTGACGCGCGCCGCCAGCACGTCCTCGTAGTGGGACCGGTTGAAGACACCGATCATGCCGAGCGGCGGGACCTCTCTGTGCACGCGCCAGAGGAAATCGTGCGACAGCTCCTCGGAGGTCGGGGCCTTGAACCCGGTCACGCGGCAGCCCTGAGGGTTCAGCCCCGACAGGACGTGGCGGATCGTGCCGTCCTTGCCCCCTCCGTCCATCGCCTGGAGGACGACCAGGAGAGCGTGCTTCCCCTCGGCGAACAGGACCCGCTGCAGATCGACCATGCGGCGGACGTGTTTCGCGACCGACTCCTGCGCCTCCTCCTTGTCGCCGCACCGGGAGGTATCGCCCGGGTCGAAGTCCCGCAGCCGCACTCGCGCGCCCGCAGGGATGTGGATCGGTTGCGTCATCGATCGGCCTCGTGTCCGCGAGCCTGGCGGTCCGCTTCGAGAAGCTCCACCTCGTCCCCCACGGAGACGGCTCCCTCCCGGATCACCAGGGCGTTGAGGGCCAGCCGGCCGTCGAACTCGCGGTGGATACGCTTCAGCACCGAGACATCCTGTTCCAGCGTGTCGGGATCGAACGTGGTCATGACACAGCGGGCCCGCAGGCTGTGCAGTCCGATCAGGGCCGTGCCGGCGCGCAGGGTGCGTCCCTCCCAGCCGCGCTCGGCGAGCCCCGGCACCCCTTCGATCAGGAGGTTCGGCCGCAGGCGCCGCCGGTCGAATCCGAACGCCTCGATGGCGCCGTCGGTCGCGACCAGCAGGGGAAGGACGTCGAAGCGCTCCTCACCGTCGTAGCGCACCAGCCGGGCGTCCGCGCCCGCCGCCGCGACGACGTCGCGCGCCACGTCCGCGGAGCTCCACGGACGTCCGTCCACGAGCGGCTCGCCATCCGGCCCGAGGATGCTGCGGTGGCCGAGCAGGCGAGGACGGGTCCGCGCCGTGATCACCTGACCGCGCGCGTCCTGCACGTGCACGACGCGGTCCCCGGCGAGGCCGTCGCGGCGCACCTCGGCGCGCTGGAGCGGCTCGCCCGCCATCGACTTCACCGGGTAACGCCACAGCTCCGCGATGCGCAGGGAGTCCGCCTTTCGAGCCGAGGGATTCGGGCCGCTCGGCGGCCGGCTCAGAGCTTGATGACTGCCCGGTAGCGGACCTTGCCGGCCTCGAGACGCTCGCGCGCCTCGTTGATGCGATCGAGCGGATAGACCTCGAGCCGCGGCTTCACCTTCCCCGCGGCGGCGAGGTCGAGCGCCTCGACCAGGTCGCGCCTCAGGTTCTGCTTGCTGCCGACCAGCCGGACCTGCTGCGACAGGAAGTGAAGCGGATCCACCTGGATCGGTCCATCGACGAGCCCCATGTTGACCATTCGTCCTTCGGGCCGCAGGCCGCGCAGCGCCTGCGTCGCCTGCGCCGCCGAGTTGGTGGTGCCGAGGATCACGTCCGCCCCGCCGGCGTCGAGCAGGGCCTGGCCCGCGTTCTTGGACGCTACGATGACCTCGTCGGCGCCCAGCTTCCGGGCTTCCTCCTTCTTGTCGGCGCTGCCGGTGATCGCGATGACCTGAAGCCCGAGCGCCCGGGCGTATTGCACAGCCAGGTGGCCGAGCCCGCCGACGCCGAGGACCGCGACCGTGTCGCCGGGTCGCGGCGCAGCGTTGCGCAGACCGCTCATCACCGTGAAGCCGGCGCAGAAGATCGGCGCCGCCTCCTCGTCGCTCAGGCCGGACGGCACGAGCGTGCAGCCCGTCGCCCAGGCCAGCATCAGCTCGGAGTTGCCGCCGCCCATCTGGACCCACGACTGGTACTCGGCGCAGTAGGACACGCGATCCTCCTGGCAGAAGTGGCAGCGCCCGCACCCCCTCTGGGCCCACGACACTCCGACCCGGTCCCCCCTGCGCAGGCCGGCGACTCCCGCCCCGACCTCCTCGATCGTCCCGACCGGCTCGTGTCCCAGGACCATCGGGAGGGGAACGGCCATGACACCGTGCTGCACGTGCAGGTCGGTGCCGCACATGCCGCTGGCCTTGATCCTCACGAGCACCTGCCCGGGCTGCGGCTTCGGGTCGGGCAGCGTCTTGATCGTCCACGGTTTCCTGATTTCGGTCATCACCGCTGCGCGCATCGGTTCACCTCCTTAAAGCATCGAAACCTCACGGGACCATGATAGGACGGATCGTCCGGAGTCGGAGATTCGCACCGCAGTGGAGACAAGAAAAAGGCGGGGAGGTTGGGTCCCCGCCATTTGTTTCCGGGAGGAAGGGCGGCCGTGTGGAAGGCGTTGGTCGCAGGCCGCCGCGACGGATGCGCCGGACCCCGCGAGAGATCCGACTCGATGTCCGCCACTATCGGAGTTCTCCGTGTCGCTCTCGTGGACGTGAGGTGACGGGAGGGAGACGAAAGTACCGCACGACGCCTAACCGGGATGCGAGGGCTGGTCGAGGAGCGCCCGAGCGTCGCGCGGCGGAATCGTCCCGAAGGACAGCAGGCGCTCGTTGAACGCGCGCAGGCGGAACCGGTCCCCCTCCCGCCTCCGCGCCTCGCGCAGCAGGTCGGACATCTCCAGGTAGCCGACGAAATACGTGGAGAGCTGCGTGGACGACACCTTGGCCCGGCGCAGCTTGCCCCGCGCCTCCGCCTCCTCCTGGAACCCGGGTCCGCGCAGCAGGTCCATGGCGAAGCGATCCGCCGCCTCGTCGGACATCGCGGTCGTGTGAAGGCGAGCGTCGAGGATGGCGTTGAGGGGCACGCGCAGGGTCTGCTTGAGATGGACCAGGAGATTCTCCGGCTCGTCCGAGGCGTAACCGTTCTCGAACATCAGCCTCTCGGCCAGGACCGCCCAACCTTCGGCGAAGGTCCCGGAGGAGAAGAGCTTCTTGTAGATCGTGGCGATGGGTGAGCGCAGGGCGTGCCAGTACTGCACGTAGTGGCCGGGGAAGGCCTCGTGGATGGTGAGCCCCTGCAGGGCGTAGTCGTTGTACTCGCGCAGGAAGGATTCGGTTTCGCCGCGGGGCACGGAGGAGATCCAGAACGACTTTTTCAGGTCGGGCTCGAGCACCGGCGGCGGATTGAAGAACGCCACCGCGACGCCGTCCATGAAGCCGGGGGTCGGCTCGACCACGAAGTTGTCGTCGTCCGGGGGGAGGCCGATGAGGTCGCGCTCGCGGATGAACGCCTTGATCCGGTCGACGGCGCGCCGTGTGTCGCGGAACAGCGTGTCCGGGGTCGAGTGCCGCTTGGTCACCTCGTCGAGCACCTCGCGGACGATGGTGTTGACCAGCGCGTCCCCCTTCTCGGCGTGACGGTGGCCCGGGTGGAGGCGGTCGTGCAGGGGAGCGGCGACCTCGAGCATGTGCGTCCTGTCGGTCTCGAGCTGTGCCTGCGCCCGTCGCAGGATCTCCTCGGGCGTCAGGGACGACTGCAGCGTGTGCCGCAGCTTTTTCGTCCACAGGTCCGTGCCGAGCCTCCAGTCTCCGAGCGACCGCGGCAGGAGGTCGTTCTCGAGCCAGACCTTGAACTCCTTCAGCGCCGCGATGACCTTTCCGGTTTCCGTCTCGAGATGCCGGCGGATCTTCGGGGCCTTCGCGAACAGAGGGGGAGCGACCGTCTCGAAGAAGCCGACGCTTCCGCCGCTGGTGTGGATCGTCAGATCGGTCACGACGCGCGCCGGGTTCTTGAGGTTCGCCTGCGCCGCCCGCAGGAGGGACGGGATCGCCTCCATGCGTTTGAGAAGGGCTTCGAGGCGTTCCGGCCACAGCGGGGAGTCCGCCTCCTGCAGGGTCAGGAAGAGCGTGGTGTTGCCCAGCAGGTCGATGTAGTTCTGTGGATCGCGCTCATACGGGCGGATCTCCTCGAGGGCGAAGATCGACGCCTCGATGTCGGTGCGGACCAGGTGATAGTCGATGCGGGCGCTCGTGGACAGACGCTCCGGGGCGACGGCCCGGAGCTCCGCCAGGTAGTTCGTCGCCAGGCGCAGCTTCTCCCCGATCCCCGCGGTCGTCAGATCTTCCAGGAGCGAGTCGTACTTGTGGTAGCCGGCGAGGGTCGCCTGCGTCGGATAGGCGTGCAGCGAATCATCGAGGTAGCGATCGGCGATGCGGTAGAACTCGAGGTCGGGCCCCTGCGCTCCGGCCGGAATACCGCCCGGGAACCGTGACTGGACACGCTCGACCGTCATCGACGTGCCCCCCGATGCCCCTCGCGCGTGGCACGGGGCGGCCGCCATTCCGTATTGGGGCGTCGCATCGGCGAGGCACACTATCACATCCGCCCTGCCGGGCAAAAGCGGCGCTGCTGGCCTCATCGGACGAGATGCGCCGCTCCGCGATCGGCGATGACGACGACGCGGCCGCGCGCCTCCTGGAGAAGCCGCGCCGGGCACTCGTCCAGGCTGCCCTCGGGGGCGAGCGCGCGCCGCAGCGCCTCCGCCTTGGCGTCGCCGCTGACCAGGACCATGACGCTCGCGGCATTCCGGATGACGGGAGGAGTGAGCGTGATCCGGCGGGCCCGCATCGGCTCGACCCAGGGGGCCGTGACGAGACGCCTGGGTTCACGCAGCGCCTCGCTCCCCGGAAAGAGGGACGCCACGTGGCCGTCGGCCCCGAGACCCAGGAGGATCAGGTCGAAGCGCGGAGCCTGTCCCTCCTTCAGCCCGAAATACGACTTCAGCGTCGACTCGTACGCGCTCGCCGCGGCCGCGGCGTCCGGGCTCTCCGCCGGGATCCGGTGCACGTTCCCGGGCGGCACCGGCACCTTCGACAGCAGAGTTTCCAGCGCCATCCGGTAGTTGCTGTCGGGATGGTCCGGCGGGACGTGACGCTCGTCCCCCCAGAAGAACTGGAGCGCCGGCCAGGGAACCAGGTCGCGGTACGGGGCCTGCGTGACGCGCGTGTACGCCCCCCGCGGCGTGGCGCCGCCGGAGAGCGCGACGGTGAACGGTCGCTTCGGACCCGCGCCCCGCGCCAGGCGAGCGAATTCGCCGGCTCCGGCCCGCTCCAGCTCTTCGAGGTCGGAGACGACGCGCAGTTCAGGTTTCGGGGACGGTTTGCTCATGACCAGGCTGTTGCAGAACGGCCCGCCGACAGGGTGAATGGCGGAGAGGGTGGGATTCGAACCCACGTGGGGCTGATTAGGCCCCAACCCGCTTTCGAGGCGGGCCCGTTGCGACCACTTCGGTACCTCTCCGCCGGTAACTCTACCATCGGGCGCGAACCGAACGCCAGGCGCCCGGTGCGCAGGCAGATGGCACGCGGCGGAAAGGCCGGCGGTTTCAGGCGGCCGCGGCCCGATCGAGGTCGTCCGGCAGATAGCGCGAGCCCGCGAGGAGCAGGACGCCGGAGACGAGCATCGCGGCGACGGCGAGCAGGATGCCGTGCTGCAGGCTCGATCGATCCGACACCCAGCCGATGAGAAAGGGGGACGGGGCGTCCCCCAGGATGTGGATGATGACGATGTTCGCGGCCACCGCCATCGAGCGCAGGCGCACCGGGCTGACGCTGATGATGACGGCGTTGAGGGGGCCCGTGTTCAGGAACAGGAAGAAGATCGCGACCGCGAAACAGATCGAGAAGGTCCGGCGATCGGGGGAGGCGATGGCGATCCAGGCGAACGGAATGGCGATCAGGACCCCGAGGCCCGAGAACAGCATGTAGGCGCGCCGCGTCCGGCGCATCAGCAGATCCCCCGCAAACCCCCCCACCAGCGTCCCGAGCAGCCCGGCCGCGGCGACGATCCCGCCCGTGAGGCGGTTCGACTCCTCGAGGGAGATCCCCTTGATCGTCTCGAGGTAGCGCGGCATCCAGAACGCCATGCCACCGATGGCGAAGGTGAGCGCCGCGTAGCCGAGGTTCGTGAACAGATAGGAGCGCGCGCGGATCAGCCGCCGGTAGGTCGACACGACCCGTGCGATGCGCTCCCTGTAGGAGAAGGCCGCTGCCGCCTCGGCAGTGTCCGCGGAGGGTGCATGCGCGCCGGGCCCGTCCATCGCCCCGCGGACCGGCTCTCTCAGGAACAGGATCGGGACCGCCAGAAGGAGGCCGGGGATTCCCGCCAGGAGAAAGAAGAACCTCCAGCCCCGCTCCGCGCCAAGGAGAGGCACGAGGAGGTACGCGAGGGCCGCCCCCGCCGGGATGGTCAGGAAGAACGTCGCCATCACCCGGCCGCGTTTGCGTGCCGGGAAGAAGTCGGCAAGAAAAGGCGGCGACAGCGTCCCGAACGAGGCCTC
The window above is part of the Candidatus Dormiibacterota bacterium genome. Proteins encoded here:
- a CDS encoding MFS transporter, with product MAMTSGGPPLAAHDGERVAYARYVLALLTCLNLLDYLDRYIIASVQTLIRKDFPITDAEYGLFGTLFFLVYLTTAPVFGHLGDRYPRRRILALGAALWSLATACSAFARSYGVLLLSRGLVGIGEASFGTLSPPFLADFFPARKRGRVMATFFLTIPAGAALAYLLVPLLGAERGWRFFFLLAGIPGLLLAVPILFLREPVRGAMDGPGAHAPSADTAEAAAAFSYRERIARVVSTYRRLIRARSYLFTNLGYAALTFAIGGMAFWMPRYLETIKGISLEESNRLTGGIVAAAGLLGTLVGGFAGDLLMRRTRRAYMLFSGLGVLIAIPFAWIAIASPDRRTFSICFAVAIFFLFLNTGPLNAVIISVSPVRLRSMAVAANIVIIHILGDAPSPFLIGWVSDRSSLQHGILLAVAAMLVSGVLLLAGSRYLPDDLDRAAAA